From Deinococcus sp. HSC-46F16, the proteins below share one genomic window:
- a CDS encoding CGNR zinc finger domain-containing protein, with the protein MSYQAGCRRWCSMKDCGNRAKAQRHRATADCLREQL; encoded by the coding sequence ATGTCATATCAAGCGGGTTGCCGCCGCTGGTGCAGCATGAAAGACTGTGGAAACCGGGCCAAAGCCCAACGCCATCGCGCGACCGCCGACTGTTTACGGGAACAACTGTAA
- a CDS encoding helix-turn-helix domain-containing protein has product MSGQRRSQALHPSEAHYLEALGARIRELRQQRQLGLEELADRAGLHRTHLWKIEKGQLNAGVISYVRLARQLELSVGDLLPPFERS; this is encoded by the coding sequence ATGTCTGGTCAGCGTCGCTCGCAAGCCCTCCATCCCTCGGAGGCGCATTACCTTGAAGCCCTGGGGGCCCGAATCCGTGAACTTCGTCAGCAGCGGCAACTAGGCCTGGAGGAGTTGGCTGACCGAGCGGGTCTTCACCGGACGCACCTCTGGAAAATTGAGAAAGGACAGCTGAATGCTGGAGTCATCTCGTATGTACGTTTGGCCCGTCAGCTCGAACTGTCTGTTGGGGACTTGTTACCCCCTTTTGAAAGGTCTTAA
- a CDS encoding replication initiator protein A, which yields MVEQMTSSSAPVLRSKFDDLNLAEASLISCLTRLKPGETSWEHSFEIAGRQMHVECLGNSYGFPHGPDNDMMLVLSNLYLEQGQPKDNAVHCSAYELLRMLGRTDSSQNYRIMHDSLTRLSGTLYKIAGWLDHPGGTARRVTFRFLERIEEIQGQARHLNLKSFGAGTKLKITLDKVVAASLSSPRVRPFDLDFMLKLSGSQSRTLFRLLDTLWYSDPHTAAQGFLEYDLIELGQLLRLINLRPDSIRRTIVPIHEELIASEFLQSATFSGRGSKQRVKYVFNPQRPDYPLTVEQLELVGRIKALGITDTQARAYVRKHGPGRVRERVAMAEGILASTTRFRKSRGAYAWDILVDESGKYAYAPPKPSRETQVPGSRTPKTAESEKEAEQEFEALRRSQLQLPPDEQWAVHRSALRLLLQRPLGADLWKVLEASCCSGDLEASVLLSEANAAVATLTLQAFMDNLKDTLMAHSSAGASA from the coding sequence ATGGTTGAGCAAATGACGTCGTCCAGCGCCCCGGTTCTGCGATCCAAGTTCGACGACCTGAATCTGGCGGAAGCGTCCCTGATCAGTTGCCTCACCCGCCTGAAGCCTGGTGAAACGAGTTGGGAACACTCCTTCGAGATCGCAGGGCGCCAGATGCACGTGGAGTGCCTGGGCAACTCCTACGGGTTTCCCCACGGTCCGGACAACGACATGATGCTGGTGCTCAGCAACCTCTACCTCGAGCAGGGCCAACCCAAGGACAACGCCGTGCACTGCAGCGCGTACGAACTCCTGCGCATGCTCGGGCGCACCGACAGCAGCCAGAACTACCGGATCATGCATGACAGCCTCACCCGGCTGTCCGGCACCCTCTACAAGATTGCTGGCTGGCTCGACCACCCGGGCGGCACAGCCAGACGCGTGACGTTCCGCTTCCTGGAGCGCATCGAAGAGATTCAGGGCCAAGCCCGTCACCTGAATCTCAAGAGCTTCGGCGCCGGGACCAAACTCAAGATCACCCTGGACAAGGTGGTCGCCGCCAGCCTCTCTTCTCCCAGGGTCCGGCCATTCGACTTGGACTTCATGCTGAAACTGTCCGGCAGCCAGAGCCGGACCCTCTTCCGTCTACTCGACACCTTGTGGTACAGCGACCCGCATACCGCCGCGCAAGGATTCCTCGAGTACGACCTGATCGAGTTGGGGCAACTGCTCCGGCTGATCAACCTGCGTCCGGACAGCATTCGGCGGACCATCGTGCCGATCCACGAGGAGCTGATCGCCAGCGAATTCCTCCAGAGCGCCACCTTCTCCGGTCGCGGGTCCAAGCAGCGCGTGAAGTACGTGTTCAACCCCCAGCGCCCGGATTACCCGCTCACCGTCGAACAACTCGAGCTCGTCGGACGGATCAAGGCCCTGGGCATCACCGACACCCAGGCACGCGCGTACGTGCGTAAGCACGGCCCGGGCCGGGTTCGTGAGCGGGTCGCGATGGCCGAAGGCATCCTGGCCAGCACCACCCGCTTCAGAAAGAGCCGCGGGGCGTACGCCTGGGACATCCTGGTGGATGAAAGCGGGAAGTACGCCTACGCTCCGCCCAAGCCCTCCCGTGAGACGCAGGTGCCCGGTTCGAGAACACCAAAAACCGCTGAATCGGAGAAAGAAGCCGAGCAGGAATTCGAAGCACTGCGCCGCTCGCAACTCCAGCTTCCTCCAGACGAGCAGTGGGCCGTTCACCGCAGTGCCCTGCGACTCCTGCTGCAACGCCCCCTCGGAGCAGACCTCTGGAAAGTCCTCGAAGCCAGCTGCTGCTCCGGCGACCTGGAAGCCAGTGTGCTGCTCAGTGAAGCCAACGCGGCCGTCGCCACGCTGACCCTGCAGGCCTTCATGGACAACCTCAAGGACACCCTGATGGCACACAGCAGCGCAGGCGCCAGCGCCTGA
- a CDS encoding tyrosine-type recombinase/integrase: MQKWVNDFHIEMHKEGKLPSHIRFQLRDCRRIVATKLHENGVSILEISKFLGHRSISTTTGYIASDQDRIIHHLNDVWKT; the protein is encoded by the coding sequence GTGCAAAAATGGGTAAACGACTTTCATATAGAAATGCACAAAGAGGGTAAACTACCCTCGCATATAAGATTTCAGTTACGAGACTGCCGTCGTATAGTCGCAACAAAACTGCATGAAAATGGAGTGTCTATTTTAGAGATTTCAAAATTTTTGGGTCATAGAAGTATTTCCACTACAACTGGGTACATCGCATCTGATCAGGACAGAATCATCCATCATTTAAATGATGTTTGGAAAACTTAA
- a CDS encoding RES domain-containing protein — MKLTLHRISKLQYAALPTLPEHGIGAARYGSRWNTPDPGQRHDRRIIFASDTLTQAMLEVIVHVDREVLHTVPHGHVTLQVDPVAIADLDLTQLPSTWNAHPETPATQVIGDEWYDLQASPVLRIPSAILPLYAYGPGHANYLINARHPDLERAVQLLSCHPLPMDPRL; from the coding sequence GTGAAGCTGACTCTCCACCGCATCAGCAAACTCCAGTACGCCGCCCTCCCTACCCTCCCCGAACACGGCATCGGTGCCGCACGCTACGGCAGCCGCTGGAACACCCCTGACCCAGGCCAACGGCACGACCGACGCATCATCTTCGCCAGCGACACCCTCACCCAGGCCATGCTGGAAGTCATCGTGCACGTTGACCGCGAAGTCCTCCACACCGTCCCCCATGGCCACGTCACCCTCCAGGTGGATCCCGTAGCCATCGCCGACCTGGACCTCACCCAGCTGCCCAGCACCTGGAACGCCCACCCCGAGACCCCCGCAACCCAGGTCATCGGCGACGAATGGTACGACTTGCAGGCCTCGCCCGTCCTCCGGATCCCCTCGGCCATCCTCCCCCTGTATGCCTATGGCCCTGGCCACGCCAACTACCTCATCAATGCCCGCCATCCTGATCTCGAACGGGCTGTCCAGCTGCTGAGCTGCCATCCCCTCCCCATGGATCCGCGGCTTTAG
- a CDS encoding DMT family transporter, which yields MLVTLPDAHRGILARVQLALAMLLAGSSVVLSKIVGASVPIYLANTLILLPAVGVLCLLTWRFEGPMRVPPGAWRPLFLQALLGIVGFRVFLFYGVPLTYAASAGILTSTVPAVTALLAWMVLRERLTVHAILGVLLTAFGILVLTVPGAAISEGARPLLGSVLVLGAVVGEASWNVLSRLSGARLRPLTATTLVTSLALVLFLPLGLVEATTFDFARLTPGAVFALGYYALGATVLAYVLWFAGVRHLNASTAAVYTGWLPVSAVALSALLLGERLTLWHALGLACVLCATFVFARQGASCD from the coding sequence ATGCTGGTGACCCTCCCGGATGCGCACCGTGGCATCCTCGCCCGCGTGCAGCTCGCGCTCGCCATGCTGCTCGCAGGCAGCTCTGTCGTTCTCAGCAAGATCGTGGGCGCGAGCGTCCCGATCTACCTTGCCAACACCCTGATCCTGTTGCCCGCTGTCGGCGTGTTGTGTCTCCTCACGTGGCGTTTCGAGGGACCCATGCGGGTTCCGCCGGGGGCCTGGCGCCCCTTGTTCCTGCAAGCCCTTCTCGGCATCGTCGGCTTCCGGGTCTTCCTCTTCTACGGCGTGCCCCTGACCTACGCCGCCTCGGCGGGCATTCTGACCAGTACGGTGCCCGCCGTAACGGCCCTGCTCGCCTGGATGGTGCTGCGCGAACGGCTGACCGTTCACGCCATCCTGGGCGTCCTTCTGACCGCCTTCGGCATCCTCGTCTTGACGGTCCCCGGCGCCGCCATCAGTGAAGGGGCGAGGCCCCTGCTCGGGAGCGTGCTCGTGCTGGGGGCCGTGGTCGGAGAGGCGTCCTGGAATGTTCTGAGCCGACTGTCCGGCGCTCGCCTGAGACCCCTTACGGCCACGACGCTCGTGACGAGCCTGGCGCTCGTGCTGTTCCTCCCGCTCGGGCTCGTCGAGGCGACTACCTTCGACTTCGCGCGCCTCACCCCGGGGGCTGTTTTTGCCCTCGGGTACTACGCACTTGGGGCGACGGTGTTGGCGTACGTCCTGTGGTTCGCTGGAGTGCGTCATCTCAACGCGAGCACCGCCGCCGTGTACACCGGGTGGCTCCCGGTCAGCGCCGTGGCTCTCTCCGCCCTGCTGTTGGGCGAACGACTCACCCTGTGGCACGCGCTCGGCCTCGCGTGTGTCCTGTGCGCGACCTTTGTCTTCGCGCGGCAAGGAGCTTCCTGTGATTGA
- a CDS encoding copper chaperone PCu(A)C has translation MTTSAGVRIEGAELREGLPGAEDGVLYLTLTNTGQAQVRLLGGRTPLAREIVPMQHHGTGGTLEPILAPGEALVFKPGGNHLMLVGLSRLPKVGEQVNVTLNFAPGGEITLDVPVNPY, from the coding sequence GTGACCACCTCCGCCGGCGTCCGCATCGAGGGGGCTGAGCTTCGCGAAGGCCTGCCCGGTGCAGAGGACGGTGTCCTCTACCTCACCCTGACAAACACGGGACAGGCGCAGGTACGGCTGCTGGGCGGGCGGACCCCCCTGGCCCGGGAGATCGTGCCCATGCAGCACCACGGCACTGGCGGCACGCTGGAACCCATCCTCGCACCCGGTGAGGCCCTGGTGTTCAAGCCAGGCGGCAATCACCTGATGCTGGTGGGCCTGAGCCGTCTCCCGAAGGTCGGCGAACAGGTCAACGTCACCCTGAATTTTGCTCCAGGCGGCGAGATTACCCTCGACGTCCCCGTCAACCCCTATTGA
- a CDS encoding DUF3105 domain-containing protein → MGQTFPNQGQEHIAVGAQHPAYNSFPATSGWHYAQPQPWGTFVYEIAPEALVHNLEHGGVVIQYNPSLLKQDVGQLEAIQRRFPNKTVVAPNSQLEVPLALTAWRRLYTLDTLDEANIVEFIERYKNRAPERFPD, encoded by the coding sequence ATGGGCCAGACGTTTCCCAATCAGGGCCAGGAACACATCGCCGTCGGTGCCCAGCACCCCGCGTACAATTCCTTCCCTGCCACGAGTGGCTGGCATTACGCTCAGCCCCAGCCCTGGGGGACCTTCGTGTATGAAATCGCGCCGGAGGCGCTGGTGCACAACCTGGAGCACGGTGGCGTGGTCATTCAGTACAATCCGTCGCTCCTGAAGCAGGACGTCGGGCAACTGGAGGCCATTCAGCGGCGCTTCCCGAACAAGACCGTCGTGGCACCCAACTCGCAACTCGAAGTCCCGCTGGCCCTGACCGCCTGGCGCCGGCTGTACACCCTGGACACGTTGGATGAGGCGAACATCGTCGAGTTTATTGAGCGGTACAAGAACCGTGCTCCTGAACGCTTCCCTGACTGA
- a CDS encoding PadR family transcriptional regulator: MPPGPQINMNAMKVMAVLYSDTTGQQYGLSLSRATGIGNGTLYPILDKLEDLKLIQACWEEIDPRVAGRRPRRFYTLTGEGIRTFETARAALFPSGLAGVARA; this comes from the coding sequence ATGCCCCCCGGCCCACAGATCAACATGAATGCCATGAAGGTCATGGCCGTCCTGTACAGCGACACGACTGGGCAGCAGTACGGTCTGAGCTTGAGCCGGGCCACTGGGATCGGGAACGGCACGCTGTACCCCATCCTGGACAAGCTGGAGGACCTGAAGCTCATTCAGGCCTGCTGGGAGGAGATCGATCCGCGGGTGGCTGGTCGGCGCCCGAGGCGCTTTTACACCCTCACGGGTGAAGGGATCAGGACCTTCGAAACCGCACGCGCCGCGCTGTTTCCTTCAGGCCTCGCTGGTGTAGCGCGTGCCTGA
- a CDS encoding phenylalanine--tRNA ligase beta subunit-related protein produces MIDIMTTDAWHDTFPGGHVGVLLMEGIDNTAPSAALDARKRGLEERLRAQFGNLSRQDLLELDMLRAYRAYYKRFDQTYHVQGQLESVVHKGKSLPNVSPLVDASFLAELGTLVLTASHDADRLVWPLRIDATRGGERFEGMNGKVRTLRANDMMMGDEEGVVCTILTGQDRRTPVMAASTRVLYVCYAPLGVGEARVRSQLSAIQDNVRLFAPGATTGRLEIYEAGVRG; encoded by the coding sequence GTGATTGACATTATGACGACCGACGCCTGGCACGACACTTTTCCCGGCGGGCACGTGGGCGTGCTCCTGATGGAGGGCATCGACAATACGGCGCCGAGTGCGGCGCTCGACGCGCGCAAGCGGGGGTTGGAAGAGAGGCTGCGCGCCCAGTTCGGCAATCTCTCCCGCCAAGATCTGCTCGAACTCGACATGCTCAGGGCGTACCGGGCGTATTACAAGCGGTTCGACCAGACGTATCACGTGCAAGGGCAACTGGAATCGGTCGTCCACAAGGGCAAATCCCTGCCAAACGTCAGCCCGCTGGTAGACGCGAGCTTTCTGGCGGAACTGGGCACGCTCGTGCTCACGGCCAGTCACGACGCGGACCGCCTGGTGTGGCCGCTGCGCATCGACGCGACGAGGGGCGGCGAGAGGTTCGAGGGCATGAACGGCAAGGTGCGGACGCTGCGGGCGAACGACATGATGATGGGGGATGAAGAAGGCGTTGTATGCACGATCCTGACTGGGCAGGATCGCCGCACGCCCGTCATGGCGGCGAGCACCCGCGTGCTCTACGTGTGCTACGCGCCCCTGGGGGTGGGAGAGGCACGGGTGCGGAGCCAACTCTCGGCCATCCAGGACAACGTGCGGCTGTTTGCGCCGGGGGCGACGACGGGGCGGCTGGAAATCTACGAAGCAGGCGTTCGTGGGTGA
- a CDS encoding site-specific integrase, with translation MSNEAKGLSLIVNQDGVPPFQILDDEGKIIDDINLFLRDVYARSGNLNTVRAYAYALLDWYRFIRSRDINPRDVRRSDVVDYILHLRSKVNPQRKLRRPHESGNGATGKKYLPQKYQASTINARLTAISLFYDTVCYNDRDFKIHPLGNHRLSSRTPIGGMVRHGRTGRSLLQRGEYRLAHALSKSLVGRFKESANCTRDLALIEGLYCTAARASEILSLSIEDILWSDHKVMLKTKGQKGKQPVVVSTQFLVLLESYLGERVTTASGDEPVWLMRRGEKRPMTYSALRAVIRRINEELNTNVCAHDFRATCATHLAQNPDIPFIAIKSHMRHSNSSSTQRYMESGRSESSRPLRDHFDLYIREEAQAKASPAYNRDDLEILLNPRVKKL, from the coding sequence ATGAGTAATGAAGCAAAGGGCTTAAGCTTAATTGTTAATCAAGATGGCGTCCCTCCGTTCCAAATTTTGGATGACGAGGGTAAAATAATAGATGACATTAATTTGTTTCTGCGGGACGTTTATGCTCGTAGTGGTAATTTAAATACCGTTCGGGCATATGCCTATGCTCTCCTGGACTGGTATCGTTTTATTAGGAGCCGCGATATTAATCCGAGAGATGTCCGACGATCAGATGTTGTAGACTACATCCTTCATTTAAGGAGTAAGGTAAATCCTCAGCGGAAATTACGACGGCCGCATGAGTCTGGTAATGGTGCCACGGGCAAAAAGTATTTGCCCCAAAAATACCAAGCGTCTACAATTAATGCTAGGCTCACGGCTATAAGTCTTTTTTACGATACCGTATGTTATAACGATAGGGACTTCAAAATTCATCCGCTTGGAAATCATCGGTTGTCATCTCGAACGCCCATAGGTGGAATGGTGCGCCATGGGAGGACTGGTAGGAGTTTGTTGCAGCGTGGAGAATATAGGCTAGCGCATGCTCTTTCGAAGAGTTTGGTGGGTCGGTTTAAAGAAAGTGCGAACTGTACGCGAGATTTGGCATTAATAGAGGGGCTATATTGTACCGCAGCAAGGGCGTCAGAAATTTTGTCTCTATCTATAGAAGATATTTTATGGTCAGATCACAAGGTGATGCTCAAGACCAAAGGACAGAAAGGAAAGCAACCGGTTGTTGTCTCAACACAGTTCTTGGTTCTACTTGAGTCATATCTGGGAGAACGAGTTACAACAGCCAGTGGAGATGAGCCTGTTTGGTTGATGAGAAGAGGCGAGAAGAGGCCTATGACATATTCTGCTTTGCGTGCAGTCATACGACGGATTAATGAAGAGCTGAATACTAACGTCTGCGCCCACGACTTTAGGGCAACTTGTGCGACTCACTTGGCTCAAAATCCTGATATACCCTTTATCGCAATTAAGAGCCACATGCGTCACTCCAACTCAAGCTCAACGCAACGTTATATGGAATCGGGAAGAAGTGAAAGTTCACGGCCGCTACGTGACCATTTTGATCTGTATATTAGAGAAGAGGCTCAAGCTAAAGCTTCACCAGCTTACAACAGGGATGATTTAGAGATTTTGCTGAACCCAAGGGTAAAAAAGCTATGA
- a CDS encoding site-specific integrase has protein sequence MTDMIWADRSYDEIISDTVRIMHMRELSPATVYTYQSAVSFLLNWMSQLPGEDWQQRWLNVEEMMRLSSGAMPFLYKSRRGEFMAGLLLLFSIRLIRPTYSFINKNQFGRIHIMMGKSSDKIDFDRLKHAAKENDFNGSMAMNALLCASFILIHTGKRMDQITLEDIDEYRRNFRDGIHSRVTPNGLHTLLRHLRIIESSVMTTGSQRMRGPSNLDQIMLEYAMPENRTTQAFRAYLNERQSNILPMLLRREATHLVEDFWLNILQHHPEQKDFNISWQVAQDWKSRIRDKDRLNDPVSVKLVFQVVRRFYKFLEDLAEGWPSEWGDIAAHSPVNQTDISMESRRKSETKQKLDRHVLSLLPHLKAFRLAIKDNHEQSSRLLEVGLSTPMGGEFTLDGVVYKRLLQHRKQKTIFEIGASPLAISTVKEGCQQIIYPHAKEERAFWVWACMEVLLGTGLRPHELFRLLVTDLDFRTGADGQIIPCLRIAAGKTIYPRVIDISPEVSSVLATIIRRVQGEKSEFPLVDRYEYAYRAYKTDIPLIMQKRLTLIELGSLDQKCKNG, from the coding sequence ATGACGGACATGATTTGGGCTGACAGGTCTTATGATGAAATCATTTCTGACACAGTGCGCATTATGCACATGCGAGAGCTCTCGCCAGCAACTGTCTACACGTATCAAAGCGCTGTGTCGTTCCTTCTGAACTGGATGAGCCAACTGCCGGGAGAAGATTGGCAGCAGCGCTGGTTGAACGTGGAAGAGATGATGCGCCTGAGCTCAGGCGCAATGCCATTTCTATACAAAAGCAGAAGAGGGGAATTTATGGCGGGCCTCCTGCTTCTGTTCTCTATAAGATTGATAAGACCAACCTATAGCTTCATCAATAAAAATCAATTCGGCAGAATTCATATCATGATGGGTAAATCTTCCGACAAAATCGACTTTGATAGACTCAAACACGCCGCCAAAGAAAATGATTTTAATGGATCAATGGCTATGAATGCCCTTTTATGCGCGTCATTCATTCTGATTCATACAGGCAAAAGAATGGATCAAATAACTCTAGAGGACATTGATGAATATCGGCGGAATTTCCGGGATGGCATACACAGCAGAGTAACCCCTAACGGACTGCATACTCTATTGAGGCACCTGAGAATAATCGAATCTTCAGTAATGACGACAGGATCTCAGCGCATGCGTGGGCCAAGCAACTTGGATCAAATTATGCTTGAATACGCTATGCCAGAAAACAGAACTACGCAAGCGTTTCGTGCCTATTTAAATGAGCGTCAGTCAAATATTCTTCCAATGCTGTTGAGGAGAGAGGCGACACATTTAGTGGAGGATTTCTGGTTAAATATATTGCAACACCATCCAGAGCAGAAAGATTTTAATATTTCATGGCAAGTTGCTCAGGACTGGAAAAGTCGCATAAGAGACAAGGATAGGTTGAATGACCCGGTCAGTGTTAAGCTTGTTTTTCAGGTAGTCCGCAGATTCTACAAGTTTTTGGAAGACTTAGCTGAAGGATGGCCAAGTGAATGGGGTGATATAGCCGCTCATAGTCCAGTCAACCAGACAGACATTAGTATGGAATCCCGCCGAAAATCTGAAACTAAACAAAAGTTAGATAGACATGTGCTGAGCTTACTACCGCACCTTAAAGCTTTTCGATTAGCTATTAAAGATAATCATGAACAATCAAGCCGCTTATTGGAAGTGGGTTTGTCAACACCAATGGGCGGAGAATTTACGCTCGATGGAGTAGTTTATAAAAGATTACTGCAGCACAGAAAGCAGAAGACGATATTTGAAATTGGGGCGTCTCCGTTAGCCATTTCGACTGTAAAAGAGGGGTGTCAGCAGATAATCTATCCCCACGCCAAAGAGGAGAGAGCGTTTTGGGTATGGGCGTGTATGGAAGTTCTGTTGGGTACCGGACTTCGCCCTCATGAACTTTTTCGGCTTTTAGTAACAGATTTAGATTTTCGAACAGGCGCAGATGGTCAAATCATCCCATGCTTGCGCATAGCGGCCGGTAAAACAATATACCCAAGGGTAATAGACATCTCGCCAGAGGTATCTAGTGTCTTGGCAACGATCATCCGCAGAGTACAGGGGGAAAAAAGCGAATTTCCCCTAGTGGATCGCTATGAATATGCTTATCGAGCGTATAAAACCGACATCCCTCTCATTATGCAAAAAAGATTAACACTTATAGAACTGGGTTCATTGGATCAGAAGTGCAAAAATGGGTAA
- a CDS encoding antitoxin Xre/MbcA/ParS toxin-binding domain-containing protein: MTQTFTPTRTPPALPGASLLGLKATTLLDLGDAVHDGFDPVTLERLANHLGLSLGDTLDLIGLSPSTYHSHRRQNRPIKPEVSASLYHLARVTEAAEHYFGNTKAAHTWLQTPRVTFGSRTPLQFALLPGGAEYVTTVLSRLEHGVHT; this comes from the coding sequence ATGACGCAAACGTTTACACCGACAAGAACGCCCCCCGCTCTCCCCGGTGCCTCACTCCTCGGCCTGAAGGCCACCACCCTGCTGGACCTGGGTGACGCGGTGCACGACGGCTTTGATCCCGTCACGCTGGAACGCCTGGCCAACCACCTGGGGCTCTCGCTGGGCGACACACTCGACCTGATCGGGCTGAGCCCCAGCACCTACCACAGCCACCGGCGTCAGAACCGGCCCATCAAACCGGAAGTCAGTGCCAGTCTCTACCACCTGGCACGCGTCACCGAAGCCGCAGAGCACTACTTCGGCAACACGAAGGCGGCCCACACCTGGCTTCAGACACCCCGGGTGACCTTCGGTTCCCGCACGCCCCTTCAGTTCGCCCTCCTCCCTGGAGGCGCCGAGTACGTGACCACCGTGCTGAGCAGGCTCGAGCACGGAGTCCACACGTGA
- a CDS encoding helix-turn-helix domain-containing protein — translation MTPPVRVQSWRAPELGGVDFLHGSFTTHAFARHTHDTYSIGLLAQGAMTFECRGATHTLRPGFIGLIHPDEVHTGHAETRDGWTYRNFYPDAGLLRGAFMPSGSRADRLPRLPVVIHDPVLFHALVTAYRAFEEHAPSLAREALMREALTDLVLRHALRPPTLPTAGQEPRALHLVRTVLEDDFARNVTLDELARLAGLNPYTLLRAFRRAHGLPPHAYQLQVRLRHAKRFLRGGETVAQAALRAGFADQSHFGRHFRRTFGVTPGQYRQGVKNVLAP, via the coding sequence GTGACGCCCCCCGTCCGGGTGCAGAGCTGGCGCGCCCCCGAACTCGGCGGCGTTGACTTCCTGCACGGGAGCTTCACCACCCACGCCTTTGCCCGTCATACCCATGACACCTACAGCATCGGCCTGCTCGCCCAGGGGGCCATGACCTTCGAGTGCCGGGGAGCCACCCATACCCTGCGCCCCGGGTTCATCGGTTTGATTCACCCCGACGAGGTGCACACCGGGCACGCCGAGACCCGGGACGGCTGGACCTATCGCAACTTCTACCCGGACGCCGGGCTGCTGCGCGGCGCGTTCATGCCATCCGGGAGCCGAGCGGACAGGCTGCCCCGCCTCCCCGTCGTGATCCATGACCCCGTCCTCTTCCACGCGCTCGTGACTGCCTACCGGGCCTTCGAGGAGCACGCGCCCAGCCTCGCGCGGGAGGCCCTGATGCGCGAGGCCCTCACGGACCTCGTCCTCCGGCACGCGTTGCGGCCCCCCACGTTGCCCACGGCAGGGCAAGAACCCCGCGCGCTGCACCTCGTGCGCACGGTCCTCGAAGACGACTTCGCGCGCAACGTCACCCTCGACGAACTCGCCCGCCTCGCCGGACTGAACCCGTACACGTTGCTGCGCGCCTTTCGCCGCGCTCACGGGCTGCCCCCCCACGCCTACCAGCTTCAGGTGCGGCTGCGGCACGCCAAACGCTTCCTGCGAGGGGGTGAAACGGTCGCCCAGGCCGCACTGAGGGCGGGGTTTGCGGACCAAAGTCACTTCGGGCGGCACTTCCGCCGCACCTTCGGCGTGACTCCCGGGCAATACCGCCAGGGCGTCAAGAACGTTCTAGCCCCCTGA